One segment of Terriglobia bacterium DNA contains the following:
- a CDS encoding Hsp70 family protein, giving the protein MATSAIGIDFGTTNSSIAHAFSSGEVELAHFPQMGGLTDAYRSLLYLEQERDRGVKVTKSWTGPEGIERYLAAETKGRLIQSLKSFLSSRTLQGTEVFGRRVTLEDLIARILRDLREKAELQFGTTIRSAVVGRPVHFVGAEKEADDVYAEARLKSAFQLAGYESVEFELEPVAAAHYYESTLDHDELILIGDFGGGTSDFSLVRVVPSIRKKGRSPADLLGNAGLGLAGDAFDAKIIKHLVSPALGAGSSIRSMYKILPVPGWVYAKLERWHHLSLLRTKDVMDMLKSTHAQALEPEKIAALMHLIREDLGYQLHRSVQKTKSDLSANEVSTFRFSDGFIDLDATVKRASFEKWISEELEQIAGCVDSLLDSSGVKPKDVDMVFLTGGSSFVPAVRRIFETRFGAESIRAGNEFTSVARGLALKALDSG; this is encoded by the coding sequence ATGGCCACAAGCGCAATCGGCATTGATTTTGGGACTACCAATAGCTCAATCGCCCACGCTTTCAGTTCAGGCGAAGTAGAGCTTGCGCACTTCCCGCAAATGGGCGGCCTGACCGATGCCTATCGCTCGCTCCTGTACCTTGAGCAGGAGCGGGATAGGGGAGTCAAGGTCACCAAATCCTGGACCGGGCCTGAAGGTATTGAGCGATATCTGGCGGCTGAAACCAAGGGGCGTCTGATTCAGTCGCTTAAGTCTTTCCTCAGCAGCCGCACGCTCCAGGGAACTGAAGTCTTTGGGCGTCGCGTTACGCTTGAAGATCTTATCGCCCGCATCTTGCGCGATCTCCGCGAAAAAGCTGAACTCCAGTTTGGGACCACGATTCGGTCCGCCGTGGTCGGCCGGCCCGTACATTTTGTTGGGGCGGAAAAAGAAGCGGATGACGTCTACGCCGAGGCCCGTCTTAAGTCGGCGTTTCAGCTAGCGGGATATGAATCAGTAGAGTTTGAACTGGAGCCTGTTGCCGCCGCTCACTATTACGAATCCACGCTTGACCACGATGAGCTTATTCTCATTGGCGACTTCGGAGGCGGCACCAGCGATTTTTCTCTGGTCCGCGTTGTTCCCTCGATTCGCAAGAAGGGCAGAAGCCCGGCGGACCTGCTGGGCAATGCAGGCCTGGGGTTGGCGGGTGACGCATTTGACGCAAAGATCATTAAGCATCTGGTCTCGCCCGCTCTGGGCGCTGGAAGCAGCATACGGTCCATGTACAAGATTTTGCCTGTTCCAGGCTGGGTATATGCAAAGCTGGAACGCTGGCATCACCTGTCTCTACTAAGAACCAAGGATGTAATGGACATGCTGAAAAGCACGCATGCGCAGGCGCTTGAGCCGGAAAAGATCGCCGCCTTGATGCATTTAATACGGGAAGACCTTGGATACCAATTGCATCGGTCGGTGCAAAAGACCAAGTCTGATTTGTCGGCGAACGAGGTGTCCACATTCCGCTTTTCAGACGGATTCATTGACCTTGACGCAACCGTAAAGCGTGCTTCGTTTGAAAAATGGATTTCTGAAGAGCTTGAGCAGATTGCCGGCTGCGTGGACTCTCTCCTTGATTCGTCTGGGGTGAAACCTAAAGACGTAGATATGGTTTTTCTTACGGGAGGCTCGTCGTTTGTTCCGGCCGTCAGGAGAATTTTTGAAACACGTTTTGGCGCAGAGAGCATTCGAGCAGGGAACGAGTTCACTTCAGTCGCCCGGGGATTGGCGTTGAAGGCGTTGGATAGCGGGTGA
- a CDS encoding formate--tetrahydrofolate ligase, with protein sequence MSQSLSIQTMLPIQTIAAKLNLPEEYFEPIGRHGAKLKLDILADPAFPRRGKLILVTATTPTASGEGKTVTSIGLTQGLERIGRRTIITSREPSLGPVFGMKGGAAGGGKSQIEPSQKINLHFHGDFHAITTAHNLLAALIDAHVFHGNALDLDINQITWPRSMDMNDRALRRITIDIGEKKGALTRNSGFVITAASEVMAIMALASGFEDLRRRLDAIVVGVTRAGKPVRAADLGATGAMMALLSEAIMPNLVQTTEGTPAMVHTGPFGNIAHGTSSVISHNMGIRLADYVVNEAGFAADLGAEKYFDIVMRSSGIAPACAVLVTTVQSLRNQGEGDLDRGAPNLVRHIQNLKQFGVPTVVAINRFPTDTEADLNRLAAYCAQQGAVSALSEAFTKGGDGAAALAEKVVETIEKNPKSNVQPIYPLEDSLENKIASVATKIYGAAGVALSDKARAKLQQFSDWGFAGLPVCIAKTQYSFSDNPKLLGAPTGWTLNITDASLSAGAGFVVAIAGNMMLMPGLPKISRAASIDVNAKGEILGV encoded by the coding sequence ATGAGCCAATCTTTGTCCATTCAAACCATGCTGCCAATTCAAACCATTGCTGCCAAGCTCAATCTCCCCGAAGAATATTTTGAACCCATTGGACGCCACGGCGCCAAGCTAAAACTGGACATCCTTGCTGATCCGGCGTTTCCGCGCCGAGGCAAACTCATCCTGGTGACCGCGACCACGCCCACGGCTTCCGGTGAAGGGAAAACCGTGACCTCCATTGGGCTCACGCAGGGGCTGGAGCGCATTGGCCGCCGGACGATCATCACGTCGCGCGAGCCGTCGCTAGGGCCAGTGTTCGGTATGAAAGGCGGCGCTGCAGGGGGAGGAAAGTCGCAGATTGAGCCCAGCCAGAAAATCAATCTGCATTTTCACGGCGACTTCCATGCCATTACTACGGCGCACAACCTGCTCGCTGCGCTGATCGATGCGCACGTATTCCACGGTAATGCGCTTGACCTGGATATCAACCAGATCACATGGCCACGCAGCATGGACATGAACGATCGCGCTCTGCGCCGCATCACCATCGATATCGGCGAGAAAAAGGGAGCGCTCACCCGTAACAGTGGTTTTGTGATCACCGCTGCTTCAGAGGTTATGGCCATCATGGCGCTGGCCAGCGGCTTTGAAGACTTGCGCCGGCGGCTGGATGCGATTGTTGTGGGAGTAACACGGGCCGGCAAGCCGGTGCGCGCAGCCGATCTGGGAGCTACGGGCGCGATGATGGCATTGCTGAGCGAAGCGATCATGCCCAACCTGGTGCAGACCACGGAAGGCACTCCGGCCATGGTGCACACTGGGCCGTTCGGCAATATCGCGCACGGAACCAGCAGCGTGATCTCGCACAATATGGGAATTCGCCTGGCCGACTACGTGGTGAATGAAGCGGGTTTCGCGGCTGATCTGGGCGCGGAAAAATATTTTGACATTGTGATGCGGTCGTCGGGGATTGCTCCCGCTTGCGCCGTACTGGTCACGACCGTGCAGAGCTTGCGCAATCAAGGCGAGGGAGACCTGGATCGTGGCGCACCGAATCTCGTCCGCCACATTCAGAATCTCAAGCAGTTTGGCGTGCCGACCGTTGTAGCCATCAATCGCTTCCCCACGGATACCGAAGCTGATCTAAATCGGCTGGCCGCCTACTGCGCGCAGCAAGGTGCGGTTAGCGCTTTGAGTGAGGCATTTACCAAAGGCGGCGACGGCGCTGCCGCCTTGGCGGAAAAAGTGGTGGAAACCATTGAGAAAAATCCCAAGTCGAACGTGCAGCCAATTTATCCGCTTGAGGATTCTTTGGAAAACAAGATTGCGAGCGTTGCCACCAAAATTTACGGCGCGGCAGGAGTCGCATTGAGCGACAAGGCTCGCGCCAAGCTGCAGCAATTCAGCGACTGGGGATTTGCCGGGCTGCCAGTGTGCATTGCCAAAACCCAATATTCGTTCTCTGATAATCCCAAGCTACTGGGCGCGCCCACAGGATGGACGCTGAACATCACAGACGCATCGCTTTCCGCTGGGGCGGGTTTTGTTGTGGCGATT